The proteins below are encoded in one region of Phaseolus vulgaris cultivar G19833 chromosome 1, P. vulgaris v2.0, whole genome shotgun sequence:
- the LOC137814366 gene encoding uncharacterized protein: MSETSSISNTRSEVWRSRVRSALRTTLACSIAGCSYLYGPAPLRRYLTFPAFIYSTTLLIVSDGTLGDTLRGCWHVLCASIQVMILSLVSVQVIGPQNFTSHVAALAMAASAFLVALPVESTHLVTKQIAFGQLVNVYVRTSIDGGEGFATHTIHVVCCTALGAAASVLAMLLPCPRLAYFQTRNLCRLYNDNISERLNYNIKVICASNNSAGVGYFSQAKSLSTSGVKLLQSIRNKLNALDWEQLQTRIFKSDWIDPEDKLQYFELPIRSMDIALSTCTFPVKVIDEDLQGILLKCIGEFNKQLERQSKFFTPFDATTTSEMRKDILTKNLSMAYKDLPASFFLYCMHLLLDGSPIIKKMDPMLRKTSKNGNFQWGINNIRDIVMDLFPSKSNLVFPLKSSLSLGVAVFLGLTYNKENGYWSGLTVAVCFVTGQHSTFSLANARGQGTAMGSIYGVLCCFIFQRFMDIRFSLLLPWVFFSSFLMYSRMYGKAGGISAVTGALLVIGINHDEDPSKFALARIVEATIGLLCFVAVEIIFNPFRASTLAKAKLAQCLRSLQHCIGHIAIIIPNEKDKSSFSYQASKEGHLKLKSMVSQLEEVTMEAELEPNFWFVPFHNACYKKMLKSLSTMADLLLFVAHSMENIKLLLQEDETFFVDLHDRVNENVVSVKNKVGVTLNCIEKITRIKSHGELENELRNIKLPVDIDKQEYPRKDAFWIWNGDEEVNNITYSFVHHLEEIANKICTNTNEEMLKCQMLFHYGCLGFCTSS; this comes from the exons ATGTCAGAAACATCTTCAATCAGTAACACGAGATCAGAGGTGTGGAGAAGCCGTGTAAGGTCTGCACTACGAACCACCTTGGCATGCAGCATAGCAGGTTGCAGCTACCTTTATGGCCCTGCACCACTCCGACGCTACCTCACATTCCCAGCTTTCATATACTCAACAACGCTCCTCATAGTTTCAGATGGCACACTCGGTGATACGCTGAGAGGTTGCTGGCACGTGCTTTGCGCCAGCATTCAGGTCATGATACTTTCCCTGGTCAGTGTGCAGGTGATAGGACCCCAGAACTTCACCAGCCATGTGGCTGCACTCGCCAtggcagcttctgcgtttctcGTTGCGTTGCCTGTTGAATCCACCCACTTGGTCACTAAGCAGATAGCGTTTGGACAGCTAGTGAATGTTTACGTTAGGACTTCCATTGATGGTGGAGAAGGATTCGCCACGCACACAATTCATGTGGTCTGCTGCACAGCCCTTGGAGCTGCGGCTTCTGTTCTCGCCATGTTGCTCCCTTGCCCTCGCCTCGCCTACTTTCAG ACGAGAAATTTGTGTAGACTATACAATGATAATATAAGTGAGAGGTTAAACTACAACATAAAGGTCATATGTGCCTCAAACAACTCAGCTGGTGTTGGTTACTTCAGTCAAGCTAAGTCTCTCTCTACTTCAGGAGTCAAGCTTCTTCAGAGTATTAGAAATAAACTG AATGCACTCGATTGGGAACAACTACAAACAAGAATTTTCAAATCTGATTGGATTGATCCAGAAGATAAACTACAATACTTCGAGTTACCGATAAGATCTATGGACATTGCTCTATCAACTTGTACTTTTCCTGTAAAGGTCATTGATGAGGATCTCCAAGGTATACTACTGAAATGCATAGGAGAATTCAACAAACAATTAGAACGACAATCCAAATTCTTTACTCCTTTTGATGCAACCACAACATCAGAGATGAGAAAAGATATTTTGACCAAAAATTTGTCAATGGCCTATAAAGATCTCCCAGCCTCGTTTTTCTTATACTGCATGCATCTACTCCTAGACGGCTCACCCATTATAAAGAAAATGGACCCCATGCTGAGAAAAACTTCGAAAAATGGTAACTTTCAGTGGGGCATCAACAATATTAGAGACATTGTGATGGATTTATTTCCCTCGAAAAGTAATTTGGTTTTTCCACTTAAGTCCTCTCTTTCATTAGGAGTTGCAGTGTTTTTGGGTTTGACATATAACAAGGAAAATGGATATTGGTCAGGACTCACAGTCGCTGTCTGCTTCGTgactggccaacattcaacctTCTCACTTGCAAATGCACGAGGACAAGGAACTGCAATGGGGTCAATCTACGGGGTCCTTTGTTGCTTcatttttcaaagatttatGGATATAAGGTTCTCACTTCTTCTACCATGGgtatttttctcttcttttcttatGTATAGTAGAATGTATGGTAAAGCTGGTGGGATTTCAGCAGTTACAGGAGCTTTATTAGTCATTGGTATAAACCACGATGAAGATCCAAGTAAATTTGCACTTGCTAGAATTGTTGAGGCCACAATTGGACTCCTTTGCTTCGTTGCTGTTGAGATAATTTTTAATCCTTTTAGAGCTTCAACTCTAGCAAAAGCTAAACTTGCTCAATGTTTGAGATCTCTTCAACATTGCATTGGCCATATTGCCATTATCATTcctaatgaaaaagataagtcATCTTTTAGCTATCAAGCTTCAAAAGAAGGGCATCTGAAGTTGAAATCTATGGTGAGTCAATTAGAAGAGGTCACAATGGAAGCTGAATTAGAGCCAAATTTTTGGTTCGTTCCATTTCATAATGCCTGCTACAAAAAGATGTTGAAATCACTATCAACAATGGCAGATCTCTTACTTTTTGTGGCACACTCAATGGAAAATATCAAGCTATTGTTGCAGGAAGATGAAACATTTTTTGTGGATCTCCATGATCGAGTTAATGAGAATGTGGTGAGTGTCAAGAACAAAGTTGGCGTCACATTGAATTGCATTGAAAAGATAACAAGGATAAAGTCTCATGGGGAACTTGAAAATGAATTAAGGAACATAAAACTTCCTGTCGATATTGATAAACAAGAATACCCCAGGAAAGATGCATTTTGGATATGGAATGGAGATGAAGAGGTCAATAACATTACATACTCTTTTGTCCACCATCTAGAGGAGATTGCTAATAAGATCTGCACCAACACAAATGAGGAGATGCTTAAATGTCAAATGCTTTTTCATTATGGTTGTTTGGGATTTTGTACCAGTAGTTGA
- the LOC137814368 gene encoding histone H4: MSGRGKGGKGLGKGGAKRHRKVLRDNIQGITKPAIRRLARRGGVKRISGLIYEETRGVLKIFLENVIRDAVTYTEHARRKTVTAMDVVYALKRQGRTLYGFGG; this comes from the coding sequence ATGTCTGGTCGTGGAAAGGGAGGGAAAGGTTTGGGAAAGGGAGGAGCCAAGAGGCACAGGAAAGTTCTTCGTGATAACATTCAGGGAATTACCAAACCGGCCATTCGCCGTTTGGCTCGCAGAGGCGGTGTTAAGAGAATCAGTGGTCTCATCTACGAGGAAACTCGCGGTGTCCTCAAGATTTTCCTTGAGAATGTTATTCGTGATGCTGTTACCTACACTGAGCACGCTAGGAGGAAGACTGTTACTGCCATGGACGTTGTTTACGCCCTCAAGAGGCAAGGCAGGACTCTCTACGGTTTTGGTGGTTGA